ttttatttttgaaaaatagtggCCACCATGATTATTTACTAAAGTATTCTCGATTCTACTTCTCATACCAATatcttccttttaaaaaaattaaaagaaagccCAACGAAGTTTTTCTTctggtaatttaataaaactcagAATAaggagtaattttgacccaaactCGGTTAATTTCTGAAGTCCCATATGGGATTTCGTGAACTAATAATTTAGTCACCCATTAAAttggatttttgtaatttttaaatctttacaaGCCTATTTCTAATTAATACCTAAGACTTACCAATCCCTAGAAAAATTTTAgtagttacaaaaaataaaaacattttttataaaatttatagaaagttttatttcaaatttatttacaactaGGTAGTAATAATTATAGgactttcaaatcaattttttttaaatgtacaaatttagGTTTCAACAAGATGTAAGTAAATAAGACATCTTTTGTTGATTCCACGAAAGAACTAAGGGTgtgagttttgttttttataatgttaaaattaaacatttcaacTATACAGAACAtacatagaaatataatttttacatttttaccaTAAGActacaaaattaatcaataattaaagtgattacataaataagtttaataagttctttattttttttattacaaaaaataatatttgtaaaaacattatcttAGTATTTAGATGTATTTGTAGCAAAGAACTCCTCCACTTTATTTTATGCGTACGATTCTACTTAacgattataaattataacaaacacCCACAACGATGTTATGGGCGGAGATAAAATGAAGCCACAAATTCTATATTCGCTAGTGACTTGATTTTTCACTCTGTTTCATCATGTTATTaacaatatacttaaaaaaaattttaattttgaacatgTATAACTCaggtatatattttcattaataaatacacTTCTAGAAATTCTTGGATAGCTTATTCTAACAACTTTTCCCCTATGTAAATTCTCGTAAGTAGGAAGTTCTCTTTCACGGAGcccagaaaattattaattgcgcgggaaaatttaaaattgatagatatccgtttttattattctaacaGAAAggttattgaataataaatagaaaaatgacTCTCGATATTCGATAAAACGGAGATTCAACGAAACTCCATTAAACGGAGTGTCCGTTGTCCGCCATTATGAATATATCAATGACATTGTATGCTGACGGGTACCCAAATTAGGgctcttatttataaaataatgcaatttataaatatataaaataagattCCATTTGCACGCTTAACTCCACTTACGGTTGGCCAACGAAATTGTAGTGGTACAAATGGTAATAGTTGTATGatagaaaattatcaaatttaaaaccaaaaaaattttttacgacaAAAATAGCTGATTTAGCAAAtgcattgataattttaaatataaaatttttattaatgttgatCTAAATGCGAATATACTCGACGTAATTTTTCccgtttatttttgtttaaatgtttattcattttcttcCAAGGTTTACTTGAAATGTtttctgttgttgttgtttcacCTGTTGGTATAATCATTTTTCCTTTTGTATGAAGTCCATATCctgatctattaaaaaaaactttgtctaCATCTGCTCCTGTTGGCTTCAAAgactgtaaaatattaaaacaatattaaatgagTTGAGAAAGAAGATCATACATATTCGTAGAGTGGTGACAACTTCAGTCTTATCCCCATAATAAGGTGGAACAACGTATGTTCATATAGTTATGCCAGATGAGTTAGATTTCGACATAAGATTATCTTCGAAGTCTGTGACAAATACGAAAATATCAccgatatttttttgttgttgtaggtATAAATGTAGTTTTGTAATAAGAGGTTTTAATCGTGGCGTGGTGTGTGTGAACGTTGgtgaaaaaatgataatggaAGCTACTCACAAGGAAAAGTTCAGGGTAGCTTgacaaatgaaataataataaacagtaAGAGAGATATCGCAATTGGATCACTATCACCTGTACCTGTAAGTCCTTCTTTGAACAATTCTTGAGTGATCTGAAGACAGAGATGCTCCCTAGCTGAATATTCTGTTACGAGAAAATAAAACTGCAAGCTTCTGCCAAGACCTGAGAGATGTATGTCCAATATTTTCCAACCATCATATATTTGAAACCCCGTGGGCTTATAAAGGTGGAAATAACATGTGGGGCAATGTAATGTTCGTATTTAAAAGGTTCACCAAGGCACGCACTAGAGAATTAGGCTTTAAATAAGCATTATACCTTTACTGCACGAACTTCACGTGGTGGTAACATGGAATCGTTACGTGGTTTTGTATATCTTTCTGGAAAAATATGATAATCTTCTTGTTTCATATTTGGTGGTGCTGTTGCGTATAATAATTTCCCTTTTACAAAATCCTTTAATACATATCTTGCTGATCTTGCATTATCCGGTTGTCCATTTGCAGTCATAAATCCACGAATATCTatcataaaacataatattattgttacaaaaatttttatgaatgtgaGATAAGACGTTCAACGTACATCCATATGCATTTAAAAGTTCTTCAGATGTGGGTGGTCGATCTGgattttcttcttcttctgaTGGTTTTGGTAATAGTATTCCATATTGATCCTCAAAAATATGGCGTGGAATTAATTTTGCAACTAAATTTATTGCTGGAACATGATCACGCATTTGATCGATAGGAAGTATACCATTTATTATCATTTCGGCTTTAGTGAAAACAAAACTAGGCATTACCAATCCtgcaatagtaaaaaaatttacaaatataatactttttaaaagaacTACGCAGagacgaaaaattaaaataacacattcTTTTTTTTCAGCTTTCAATTTTCAGTTTCTTGTCAGTCTAGGTACGTAGACTACTCAAAACTTCATGTTCCGTATGCTTCGTATAAACTTTTTCTACAAACCTTGCCTTTCGAAAacttattatgtattatagaaATACATAATTCGAATTCAGCATCCCAAAAACTCTTAGAAATGTTCAATAGCATCAACGTGTTCAATCGCATTATTTTCTTAGATACGCATGGAATTTGACTCTAAAAGGCTGCCATTTTGATATTTGGAGAATTAaacaagttattttaaatatttttagagatCTAAGCATCTCAGAGATTTACTGAGTTccaaaattagttaaattagACCTGAATAATTCAAACCTCGATTAGtcgtttaataatttaatattttccagTCAGTATTATCAAATTGAAGTGAATCTTTATTACCTGGACAATCGCACAACAAAATATCTTGATCCAAATATAACGTTTGAAAGTGTTTTGTTTTTCCAGGAGTTGCTGAAACGGAAACTTTCTTTGCTTCCATTAATGTATTAATTGTTGAACTTTTTCCCACATTTGGATAGCCAACTAATCCAATAGTAGTAACACCTTCCGTAACTTTCGGCCCCgtatgaattgttttaaataattgaattaattgctTTTTAGTTAGGATTGAAGTGTCTTGTTGTAAATGTTCATTTTCCTGTGAAATTTCTTTAGACTTTTGTTCTTCATTTTGTTGTGCTTTTTTAGTAGGAAATGGGACATCTCCTTCTGAATTGACAGAAggaatttgtaaattttctaatgCTTTCTCGACTTCATTTTGtacactttttaatttattttctgtgtTTTTAACAGCTTGAtccaatttttggattttatccGATATTTCAGACGTGTTTTCTTCATCCGAAGTTGCATCAGATGATTCATACTCTGAAGATGATTCATCTTCATTTGATTCTTCCtcgattttatcattttcagcAGCAGCTAAAACAGCGGAGAAAAAAGCGACATTCACACCAATTGATGTGAAATAATTTAACCACGCTTTTCTTTGGTCTTCAGTTAGAAAATCtgctttattaattaaaattaaatttaacttatttatcGAAACCTctttaacatatttttctaaatcttcACATCGGAATAAAAGTGGATTGCGTGCATCGACTATTTGAACAACAACATCGCTACGTTCAACAACTCGCCATAATTGACGccaaaattccaaatttttctcATAGGGTGTCATTAATAACTGATTTTCTTCCTGCAGCACTGCCAATTTTCGTCGCCATTGCAAGAAATTTTCGTGTTCATTCAATTGTAATTCTGATGCCGTTGTTTCCGGGGTCCAAGCaggtctttaaaaaaaattactttctttaaGCAAACATATACAGCTTAACTgagcaaaaaaacttttacttttactAAAGATATGTCACAGGGTGAGATGGAGGATGAAAACAATTCAAGCTACTATAAAAGTTTAACATTTTCTGATAACtaacagataaaaaaaattaagataaggATTTCGATAAAACAATCCTTCTggaatacattatttattcgccataaatcatatatattttatctaaaatttctttgtaatcGATTTGCAaggaataaaaacataaaatactcaattttgttcgtagctttgataaaataaacaaatattaaagatATAGTAAATGCATGGACGGGAGAAAACCAATTTAACTCAAGAAGTTTATTCTTTTAAACTAATAGTCAAATCGTGGCGATATACATTTAAATCATAGAGAAGTGATTATTGATTATATGGCAACCAAAATACACTCTTTAAGCCTAGacacttacaaaattttattcaatcttACATAAATCTAGATCATACCTTCGAGGAATTGTGAGTTGTCCCTTATTTTTGTCATGTTCgtccttaatttttttagtttcttctTCAGTTAAAAGTCCAATGTTTGTTGCAGGATTTACaaacttaatatttaatttttcattagcgAACTCAGTACCAGCTAATTCAGCAGTTGAGAGAAATTCTTGAAACGAAGACTCTTCAGTCACCGATTGAAGATTCAATCGACCCCAGTCATATCCATCTTGAATTTCCGTTGTGTGAAGCTTGataatacaaaagattgaaattattttaatataaatacttcaattataattttataattcaaaactaCTAACCAATGTATCAGTGTTGCGTTTACGACCTCTACTATTTTGctgttgatttttaattaacgcTCTACCGAGGATGGCACCTcctttattattctttttacccatttgtgtaaaattttattaacatgtgaaatatttttatacaatattcaaaataatcaaaagcatgtgagaaatttttatgttgaagTTGCTAAGttgctttttattttcattattgtgAAATAtagtgaaatataaaaaaatagccctaaataataaaattattttattattcaattaaaggTGTCACTGTaatcaacattaaaaattttaaaaataaaaaaaaacattaaaaagtagTATGGAAAATAGTGGTTTATGgcaatcgattttattttatttattcaaaaaccgaaaagaaatattaatagaaaaaacaattaattcttCATTatccgaaaaaataataaaatatcattaattattttagtttatatattGTTTGCGTCTTTCGTCAAAAGATGGCAGTAGTTTATAAAATTCACGTCACAAAATCACAGAAAAAGATAAAGACTATTCACAGCATGAAGCATGAAGCATATAggcaggagaacgatcgctatagaaaatattgtccccgaaatatggataaaataagtgaggcgctgcgatcaatacgtagtatcaataaaagcgggctctataaccttcatgattCAATAGAACAGGAGAAACATccctatgtactaaagcattagcgtacctgtcccaaaaaatttgtagaatttatagttcatttttaagccaccagccgcgctgtcatcaagaagtagtatctgtgaagttagctgttgttgttagcataatgtacaaattgatatatcatttgaaattagcgcacaacagcccgcttttattgatactacgtattgatcgcagcgcctcacttattttatccatatttcggggacaatatttctatagcgatcgttctcctgccTATATGCTTCATGATTCAAAGCATGAAGGTTATAACCTCCATGATTCAAAGAAACCATTAGCAATTTTCTGTCTCTCTTTACATCACACCAGTCATTTGTAAATATACACGAATGCAAAATTTGATTGACgaacaaataatttaagattaattaattattcaagccgttcacaaaaatatagacgaaacgataataattttgcatctaatcgttaatttaattgattaaacaTATGTCGATAATATTCGTCATATAGATGCAAACTTTTTTTAGGttaatttaagacaaaaaattaCTCTCccaaattattcgaaaatttttaaaaatgccaCCTGTTAGTAACTTAAAAATTGCTGTAATTTGCTCTAGCAATATGAATCGTAGCATGGAAGCCCATGCATTTTTAGCCAAAAAGGGGTTTATCGTAAATTCATTTGGGACCGGCGATAAAGTAAAATTACCAGGTACTGCGTTAGACAAACCAAATATTTACGAATTTGGTACGACTTACGAGGAAATATATACTGATCTTATGACAAAAGACAAAAGCTTGTATCCTTTTTAGTGCACATACTTAGtgccaaaataatattatatgctCCAGAAACGaggacacatttttttttttgaagaaaacttATATGACACGTTTGGAGGCAATTTTTAAAACCATGCGCGAtagactaataatttttatgattaacaGATGTAATTAATCCAGAGTTTTATCTTAAGCTCTAAATGAGTTGTAATATTATTCATGGTCAGATCTGTaactttacaataaaaatttgagtcatgtttcatcataattattttaatttcttcaggGATGCCTACAGAATACAAATATTATCCTATGGGCAAGCTTAAAGGAAATAGAATAACATGAACAAAACGTAgctcaaaatgtataaataataatttaatttttaaaacctcAAAAAGCTTAGTTAAAAGCATTTTCTCGACAATGAATTGTGTCAATCAAATCCTTAATGTTTAGTTTAGTTATACTCAAAATGGTTTATTACATATGTTGGATAGAAACAAACGTATAAAACCATGCCCAGAACGATTTCAGCAATCAAAAGAAAAGTTTGATATAATCGTAACGTGTGAAGAGCGTGTTTACGATCAAGTTTTAGAATATATGGAAAATCGAGAACAAACAGATAACGCTTCTGTCCATgtaataaatatagatattcAAGATAACCATGAAGAAGCTACATTAGGCGCGTTTTTAATAAGTGATATGTGTGTAATGgtaagaatttattttcaattatttattattgcaaagaataacttttttgaaacttatGTTTTAGATGGCGAAAAGTGAAGATTTAGATAACGATATCGATGAATTATTACATAACTACGAAACGAAGTGCCAACGTCCAATTTTacattgtgttttattttattagaatggTCCAGTCCAATTCAGATAAAAGCTTCGATTGAGATATTATGTCTTTACTGTATATTATTCATCTATGTTGGCCTTACTCATTTCTTAAGTTATGGATggcacattttttatattaaattaagaggagatataattaatattgtatttataacaataaaaataaatttatttgtattaaaaactttgttattaGAAGTCTCTTTAGatttatagtaaaatacaaatttttacagataACGATAAGTGATAAGATATGTTACCTGAAGTTAGCTatgatttccaaaaaaaatttaaattgagttTTTCAGATTGGAAATAACCATTAGTTTAATACTGATTAATATCAACTctgttattattaacaaatttaaatattattatttatcaactagtggtttttaaatatttttcacgaaaatgattaaaaaaaaagttcatttcaaTAATCAAACTTATTAACAGCTccgtatagttagcaggtaaaattgttatttttcactcaaactctttccattcatttgggaatcgtttgggaggatttgggaatataattttagaatttgggaattattagttttcctgtaattaatgattcttttttcagcgtatagttagcaggtaggaaattaaatccacttaatttttatgttattcgaaaggaaatcatttgggaattacgataaacacggtttcagagtttgggaatgtataattaattaattacacctattttttagttaattgataggttatgttaattaaccgtacattaattgttatatagcagtatggcgccaatattcaaatattactgaataatttattttataatttatgtaaatgttaagttttattttgccttaaaactgttcttattcaattggaaatcgtttgggaagattaaggaatataattttattatttaagactgattagtttttatttaattaattagttcttcaaagcgtatacttagaaggtaaaaaattaaattttcaccatttttacgttatttgataataatttacatggagactgatctaattaatttgggaatcatATTAAtcacggtttcatcatttgggaaagtataattaatttattaattacatttattttttagttgatttttttgtggttatattaatggcggcaatattcaaatgttacttcattggcaataattttgtattttttatttatgtaaatgttaagctttatttttcattaaaactgttcttattcaattgggaatcgtttgggaagatttaggaatataattttattatttaggactgattagttttcatgtaattaattagtttttcaaagcgtatacttagaaggtaaaaaattaaatttttttaaatttaaataaaaattcccaaatgatgaaaccgtgtTTAATGTAATTCCCAAATAAATTAgattagtctccatgtaaattattatcaaataacgtaaaaatggtgaaaatttaatttttaaccttctaagtatacgctttgaaaaactaattaattacatgaaaactaatcagtcctaaataataaaattatattcctaaatcttcccaaacgattcccaattgaataagaacagttttaagggaaaataaaacttaacattttaataaattaaaaaaacaaaattattgtcaatgaagtaacatttgaatattgccgccattaatataaccacaaaaaaatcaactaaaaaataaatgtaattaataaattaattatactttcccaaatgatgaaaccgtgaTTAATatgattcccaaattaattagatcagtctccatgtaaattattatcaaataacgtagaaatggtgaaaatttaatttattaccttctaagtatacgctttgaaaaactaattaattacatgaaaactaatcagtcctaaataataaaattatattcctaaatcttgccaaacgattcccaattgaataagaacagttttaatgaaaaataaagcttaacattttaataaattaaaaaaacaaaattattgtcaatgaagtaacatttgaatattgccgccattaatataaccacaaaaaaatcaactaaaaaataaatgtaattgtttaattaattatactttcccaaatgatgaaaccgtgaTTAATatgattcccaaattaattagattagtctccatgtaaattattatcaaataacataaaaatggtgaaaatttaattttttaccttctaagtatgcgctttgaagaactaattaattaaataaaaactaatcagtcttaaataataaaattatattcctaaatcttcccaaacgatttccaattgaataagaacagttttaagcaaaataaaacttaacatttacataaattataaaataaattattcagtaatatttgaatattggcgccatactgctatataacaattaatgtacggttaattaacataacctatcaattaactaaaaaataggtgtaattaattaattatacattcccaaactctgaaaccgtgtttatcgtaattcccaaatgatttcctttcaaataacataaaaattaagtggatttaatttcctacctgcctactatacgctgaaaaaagaatcattaaattacaggaaaactaataattcccaaattctaaaattatattctcaaATCCTCCTaaacgattcccaaatgaatggaaataatttgagtgaaaaataacaattttatctgctaaGTATACGGAGCTCAACTTAGcggtattttattatatcagtCAGTTACATCTAAGAATCTTCTAAAAATGGCGAGTAAGTCATTTCAAAACGAAAATACTGATTTATTTATCAGTGAAGAAcaaataaatagaaacaaattaaacgaattaaatacagaagtgattattaaaaatgaaatatttgatgtgAGTGAAAGTGATTTAATAGATTATAAAGAACCATTCAAAGGTGGACACGAAGGAATTAAAGAAGAGGGAATACTTGAAGAAACTGATATTAAAATGGAGAATGAACGAATTAAACTTGAACAACAATTAAATACTGAATTcattattaaagatgaaatatttaatgaaaatgatttagaaTTTCATTCGACTAAAAATGAAGAAACATCTTTGGCATGTGAAGTGtgtgataaaacttttaataaaaaacaccaTTTAACTAcccataaacgaactcatactgataaaaaacgtttttcatgtgaagtgtgtgataaatcatttaatagaaaacaagctttaattgaacataaacgaactcatacaggtgaaaaacctttttcatgtgacatgtgtgataaaacatttactcaaaaaagtagtttaataaatcataaacgaattcatgcaggtgaaaaacgtttttcatgtgaagtgtgtgataaatcatttacttataaaaatgttttaattcttcataaacgaattcatacaggggaaaaaccttattcatgtgaaatatgtgataaaacatttacggTGAACAGTCATTTAACTAcccataaacgaattcatactggtgaaaaacctttttcatgtgaacTGTGTGAGAAatcatttaagtttaaaaaccttttaattcatcataaacgaattcatacaggggaaaaaccttattcatgtgaaatatgtgataaaacatttacgttGAACAGTAATTTAACTGcccataaacgaattcatacacgtgaaaaacctttttcatgtgaaatatgtgataaaacatttaattataaaaaccttttaattcatcatgaacgaattcatactggagaaagaccttattcatgtgaaatatgtgataaaacatttacgttGAACAGTAATTTAACTGcccataaacgaattcatacacgtgaaaaacctttttcatgtgaaatatgtgataaaacatttacgtggaaaagtaatttaattgaacataaacgaactcatacaggtgaaaaacctttttcatgtgacatgtgtgataaaacatttactcaaaaaagtaatttaaaaacacataaacgaattcataccgaAGATAAatctaaattgtaaaataaaaatacctataaaatttatttaaaggaatAACGTGAGGAAGCTGGGGCGAGGCGAAGTATCCAATGGTCCAAATGTATGGAGGTTTAAGAACAAAAATTGCatcgaatcaaattttaataataattgtcataCTAACATTTATTGTCATAAAAACccttgaatattttgaaaaaagtgaataaatattgcgtaataataaaattgatttatatttatttgattttcttgaagttctttttatgataaaaaaaaccttGCACACACtgtaatatgaaattaatacgATTGTCAAGTTGGTACTACTGATACTGTTTATATCAtgattattttatctatgtttGCAACACTGTAATATGAAATGACGACGAATGTCAAGTTGGTACTACTGCTACTGTTTATATCATGGTACAATTATTGGAATCTGACATATGGGCGGGGCTAAAAAAACATGGCTGACATAaagtgacaaattttaaaaataacatagtaATACATATTCTTTATgcaatttttcaagaagagaatgaatattaatgaaatttgttgttgGGGGTAAACAAAACCGAGTAATCGTAATTTTACTGAATATGAAATACTTTTGAAAGCAAGTCATGTGATTAAATGTCGAAAAATCAAAGCGAAGGTGATGAGAATGTGCTCAGTTTAACGTCATACTGTTTACAAATaacagtatttaaataaattgaattgattttttctgatttttaattGTCTTTTACCTATCCTTCTCTTCTTTCCGTCTGTCCTACCCTTTtctttcttattcctttatcaaatttcatgattatcCCTTTATTTTCATGCTTATTTGGTTTAGGATTGGTGAAAATATACTCACAATCTTAAAATGTactgcttaggaaaaaacagacaaataatttgaacgaaaaaatatccataaaattaaataataagtttattaggcaaacatgttagttgttatagatgctctcctaatacgccagacatataattactattttaaaattttaaatacatgttctcctaatattaatttaaaaacttttgtctTTTTTCTCCACTTTTCTAccatatttgtttgttatttttaactacgggagcggaattcctCACGGATCGAGCtgctatatattatttataagttgtACGAAAGAGGTAAGTATGGAAAATTATCGATTATTATCGCGATTTACCACTGATTGATTCATCAcgaaatctccgaaactatttgcccgattaacttcaaatttttcatgcTTACCTGTTTCGTAACATAGACGTCCACTAAGAACTAATTTTACAGAATTCCCATCCcaaaagattttcaaattttttttcccacaaTTATTCGACAGATGGAGTTACAGTAAAACGGGGagttttataccaaaaatatttggatttttgactaaaaattattatttttagtttttttttttttatttcaacatgtTATGTACTTATTGTATTGTACGACgggaacaaatttttaaaattataggcTTTTAAGAATGATGAACGAGCaccaaggaaattttaaataaaaagcttgattttttttaaatatgaagttggactaagttttaatcaattctgaaaattttagggggagggGGTTTAGCAGAGGTTGTTATAAAGATTAacttattttcgtaattaaaaagttttcgatatttaaccaacttgagtatatcaaaaattcaCTCTTTATCG
This genomic interval from Chrysoperla carnea chromosome 1, inChrCarn1.1, whole genome shotgun sequence contains the following:
- the LOC123305442 gene encoding large subunit GTPase 1 homolog; protein product: MGKKNNKGGAILGRALIKNQQQNSRGRKRNTDTLLHTTEIQDGYDWGRLNLQSVTEESSFQEFLSTAELAGTEFANEKLNIKFVNPATNIGLLTEEETKKIKDEHDKNKGQLTIPRRPAWTPETTASELQLNEHENFLQWRRKLAVLQEENQLLMTPYEKNLEFWRQLWRVVERSDVVVQIVDARNPLLFRCEDLEKYVKEVSINKLNLILINKADFLTEDQRKAWLNYFTSIGVNVAFFSAVLAAAENDKIEEESNEDESSSEYESSDATSDEENTSEISDKIQKLDQAVKNTENKLKSVQNEVEKALENLQIPSVNSEGDVPFPTKKAQQNEEQKSKEISQENEHLQQDTSILTKKQLIQLFKTIHTGPKVTEGVTTIGLVGYPNVGKSSTINTLMEAKKVSVSATPGKTKHFQTLYLDQDILLCDCPGLVMPSFVFTKAEMIINGILPIDQMRDHVPAINLVAKLIPRHIFEDQYGILLPKPSEEEENPDRPPTSEELLNAYGYIRGFMTANGQPDNARSARYVLKDFVKGKLLYATAPPNMKQEDYHIFPERYTKPRNDSMLPPREVRAVKSLKPTGADVDKVFFNRSGYGLHTKGKMIIPTGETTTTENISSKPWKKMNKHLNKNKREKLRRVYSHLDQH
- the LOC123305404 gene encoding RNA polymerase II subunit A C-terminal domain phosphatase SSU72 — encoded protein: MPPVSNLKIAVICSSNMNRSMEAHAFLAKKGFIVNSFGTGDKVKLPGTALDKPNIYEFGTTYEEIYTDLMTKDKSFYTQNGLLHMLDRNKRIKPCPERFQQSKEKFDIIVTCEERVYDQVLEYMENREQTDNASVHVINIDIQDNHEEATLGAFLISDMCVMMAKSEDLDNDIDELLHNYETKCQRPILHCVLFY